The stretch of DNA GCTGTATAGTGTTTTAATCTTCCTAGTTTTTTTTGGACTAGGGATACCATGTGCATCGGCAGCAAATATCACGTCGTTTATTCCTCAAACGGTTGAGATGGACATGGGTCTTTCCCAGAATGTTGAGATTCTGAAGGATAAAGTTTCTGATGGAACGTTAGGTTTCAATGCCATGTTCTCTGTTTTAGATTCGGAAGTTGTTGAAATAAACACGGGATCAGTTCTTCCTGTAGCAAACTTCAGTACTAATATCAGTGAAGGTCATGCTCCTTTAGTTGTCCAGTTTAACGACAGTTCGAAAAATGCAACTTCTGTAAGCTGGAACTTTGGAGATGAAACTGCTACCTCTAATGAAAGTAATCCAGTTCACGTATTTGCAGATCCAGGAAACTATACAGTTAATCTGACAGCAAGCAATGTAAACGGTACAAATTCAAAATTAACTACAATTAATGTTACTAATCCTGTTGATTGGAAATATTCTCCTCAAGAACCTGTTTGTGGGGATACTATCAATGTAAATGGTAGTGCCTCTCCTGAGGAGAAACTCAACGTACTTGTAACTTTTGAGAAAAATGTTTCTGTTTCCGAGGGAGAGTACGAGTATAGTCTTCAAAATGTGTCAGTTGTTAATGAGCTAGGTAATCTCTTTACAGTTGAAGCTACAGGTGTGAATAACCTCAATGTGAGGGCAAAGAAGGTTATCTGGTTAACAAAAAGCGCAAATGCTTCAGGAGACACTGCTATTGTATCTCGATCGAATATTCCTACGGGAATTTATCAAATAAGGATCGATGGAGATGCTAAAGAAGAAGTCTCAGAGGTTAATCTGAAAATTACGGCTTCTCAGACTATACAAGCTGACTCAAACGGAAACTTCAGTTATTCCTATAATACAACAGCGTTTCCTCCTGGGGACTTTGAGGTAAAAGTAGGAAACATTACTAAAGTAATTACCCTCGGATCCAAAGGGGAACCAGTTCTTCCTGTAGCTAATTTCAGTACCAATGTCAGTGAAGGTTATGCTCCTTTAGTTGTCCAGTTTACTGATTTGTCCGCAAATGCAGATACAGTGTCCTGGGACTTTGAAAATGATGGAGTTACTGACACTAATGAAAGTAACCCC from Methanosarcina barkeri MS encodes:
- a CDS encoding PKD domain-containing protein — protein: MNKLYSVLIFLVFFGLGIPCASAANITSFIPQTVEMDMGLSQNVEILKDKVSDGTLGFNAMFSVLDSEVVEINTGSVLPVANFSTNISEGHAPLVVQFNDSSKNATSVSWNFGDETATSNESNPVHVFADPGNYTVNLTASNVNGTNSKLTTINVTNPVDWKYSPQEPVCGDTINVNGSASPEEKLNVLVTFEKNVSVSEGEYEYSLQNVSVVNELGNLFTVEATGVNNLNVRAKKVIWLTKSANASGDTAIVSRSNIPTGIYQIRIDGDAKEEVSEVNLKITASQTIQADSNGNFSYSYNTTAFPPGDFEVKVGNITKVITLGSKGEPVLPVANFSTNVSEGYAPLVVQFTDLSANADTVSWDFENDGVTDTNESNPVHEFTTPGNYTVNLTASNANGTNSKLATITVTENPEPVLPVANFSTNVSEGYAPLVVQFTDLSANADTVSWDFENDGVTDTNESNPVREFTTPGNYTVNLTASNANGTNSKLATITVTENPEPVLPVANFSTNVSEGYAPLVVQFTDLSANADTVSWDFENDGVTDTNESNPVREFTTPGNYTVNLTASNANGTNSKLATITVTENPEPVLPVANFSTNVSEGYAPLVVQFNDSSKNATGWHWDFGDGANSTEKNPMHIYTVAGTYTVNLTASNEYGMNSTSVIINVFENMPFPGYTNPPKDIDHDGFYEDINGDGNVDFDDVVAYYTNMYWMKTNVPVALFDYNNNNIIDFDDVVILYKISKEG